One part of the Magallana gigas chromosome 5, xbMagGiga1.1, whole genome shotgun sequence genome encodes these proteins:
- the LOC105323107 gene encoding tetraspanin-13 isoform X1, with protein sequence MVCGGFTCSKNTLAALNIFYILVSFVLVGVAAYARVVTVVTSLALVGGVISCGVFLFFTALIGLIGACRHHQVLLFFYMIILFLVFLVQFSLACACLAVNEEQREQLAKSGWDFSSNETRIIVQATSQCCGFKDQDRGQHPSCESLTCCAGSPAGCCSENSNSTLKNCPCSSCLEKLSDKINYGFKLTGGIGLFFSFTEILGVWITVRYRNQKNPQANPSSFL encoded by the exons ATGGTTTGTGGAGGTTTTACTTGCTCCAAGAATACCCTTGCAgccttaaatatattttacatt ttgGTGTCCTTTGTTTTGGTGGGAGTTGCTGCCTATGCCCGAGTGGTAACCGTGGTCACCAGCCTTGCTCTGGTGGGAGGTGTCATTTCCTGTGGCGTCTTCCTATTCTTCACAGCCTTAATAGGACTTATAGGAGCATGTAGACACCATCAAGTGCTGCTTTTTTTT TACATGATCATCCTGTTCCTGGTGTTCTTGGTCCAGTTCTCCCTGGCCTGTGCCTGCCTGGCCGTCAACGAGGAGCAGCGAGAACAGCTGGCCAAGTCCGGCTGGGACTTCTCCAGTAACGAGACACGTATCATTGTCCAGGCCACCTCCCAGTGCTGCGGATTCAAGGACCAGGACAGGGGCCAACACCCCTCCTGTGAAAGT TTGACGTGTTGTGCAGGTTCACCTGCTGGATGTTGTTCAGAGAACAGTAATTCTACTTTGAAGAATTGTCCATGTTCATCTTGCTTAGAGAAACTTAGTGATAAGATAAACTACGGCTTCAAGTTGACGGGAGGGATAGGCCTGTTCTTTAGTTTTACAGAG ATCCTAGGCGTCTGGATTACGGTTCGATATAGAAACCAGAAGAATCCACAAGCCAATCCTAGTTCATTCCTTTAA
- the LOC105323107 gene encoding tetraspanin-13 isoform X2: protein MVCGGFTCSKNTLAALNIFYILVSFVLVGVAAYARVVTVVTSLALVGGVISCGVFLFFTALIGLIGACRHHQVLLFFYMIILFLVFLVQFSLACACLAVNEEQREQLAKSGWDFSSNETRIIVQATSQCCGFKDQDRGQHPSCESLTCCAGSPAGCCSENSNSTLKNCPCSSCLEKLSDKINYGFKLTGGIGLFFSFTELIGVWLALRYRNLKDPMANPSAFL from the exons ATGGTTTGTGGAGGTTTTACTTGCTCCAAGAATACCCTTGCAgccttaaatatattttacatt ttgGTGTCCTTTGTTTTGGTGGGAGTTGCTGCCTATGCCCGAGTGGTAACCGTGGTCACCAGCCTTGCTCTGGTGGGAGGTGTCATTTCCTGTGGCGTCTTCCTATTCTTCACAGCCTTAATAGGACTTATAGGAGCATGTAGACACCATCAAGTGCTGCTTTTTTTT TACATGATCATCCTGTTCCTGGTGTTCTTGGTCCAGTTCTCCCTGGCCTGTGCCTGCCTGGCCGTCAACGAGGAGCAGCGAGAACAGCTGGCCAAGTCCGGCTGGGACTTCTCCAGTAACGAGACACGTATCATTGTCCAGGCCACCTCCCAGTGCTGCGGATTCAAGGACCAGGACAGGGGCCAACACCCCTCCTGTGAAAGT TTGACGTGTTGTGCAGGTTCACCTGCTGGATGTTGTTCAGAGAACAGTAATTCTACTTTGAAGAATTGTCCATGTTCATCTTGCTTAGAGAAACTTAGTGATAAGATAAACTACGGCTTCAAGTTGACGGGAGGGATAGGCCTGTTCTTTAGTTTTACAGAG ctTATAGGTGTGTGGTTGGCACTGCGGTATAGAAACCTCAAAGATCCCATGGCAAATCCCAGCGCATTTTTATAA